A genomic window from Sorex araneus isolate mSorAra2 chromosome 2, mSorAra2.pri, whole genome shotgun sequence includes:
- the LOC129402094 gene encoding zinc finger protein 260-like produces MSSEGDQNEENFLAPKKPSPGKCSSKYVPLNPWTQNPPVRQPLDCERGALFIASPSRRQAHKQSHHEQNPSKCEECGGAFPCSRHCDVPIETHSAQKSQECQQQRQTLSQMSQQLDHVNVHRGEKSGSWKEFGQAFNHSSHLIIKRRVQTVEKPYVCKEYGQALTQPSSLSIHRNIHSEEEKPYLCTDCGKAFLHLSSLSAHRKIHTGDKSYSCKDCGKVFAYYSSCSMHKKTHNAEKSYICKKCGKAFVHYSNLLSHGKIHTGQKPYICEDCGKAFSYPSRLISHREIHNKEKPYICKVCGKAFALFAYLSVHRKIHTGEKPHKCEACGKAFTRSSALTVHIKTHTGEKPYICQECGMAFSRFSRLTVHRRIHTGEKPYICKECGDAFISTYSLLQHKRLHTGEKPFVCEECGKAYCHSSSLRSHRKIHTGEKPYVCKECGEAFSQYGYLTKHKKIHNEEKPHQCQTCGKAFTTYSGLTLHMQSHIGEKPHKCKECGKAFTRSTALTMHIKTHTGENLYICHDCGKAFNRFSILTIHRRIHTGEKPYICKECGKAFISTSSLRQHRRFHTGEKAFVCEECGKSYRHSSSLRSHRKIHTGEKPYVCKECGKTFSEIRNLNKHRKIHSEDKPHQCQTCGKSFTLHSGLTTHMKMHTGVKSYVCKECGKAFVFSSSLSKHHKIHTG; encoded by the coding sequence ATGTCTTCTGAGGGTGATCAGAATGAAGAGAACTTCCTAGCTCCAAAGAAGCCTTCCCCGGGGAAATGCTCCTCCAAGTATGTTCCACTTAATCCATGGACACAAAACCCCCCAGTGCGACAGCCCCTGGATTGTGAGAGAGGAGCACTGTTTATAGCAAGTCCCTCACGCCGACAGGCCCACAAGCAAAGTCACCATGAACAGAACCCATCCAAGTGTGAGGAGTGTGGGGGAGCCTTCCCGTGTTCTCGGCACTGTGATGTTCCCATAGAAACCCACAGTGCACAGAAATCCCAGGAATGTCAACAGCAAAGACAAACATTGAGTCAAATGTCACAACAGCTCGACCATGTGAATGTCCATAGAGGAGAGAAGTCAGGTTCTTGGAAAGAGTTCGGGCAGGCCTTCAATCATTCCTCACACCTTATTATAAAGAGGAGAGTTCAAACTGTAGAGAAACCATATGTATGTAAAGAGTATGGGCAGGCCTTGACCCAACCCTCAAGCCTCAGTATACACAGGAATATTCATAGTGAAGAAGAGAAACCTTATTTATGCACCGACTGTGGAAAGGCCTTTCTTCACTTATCAAGCCTTTCTGCACATAGGAAAATTCACACAGGAGACAAATCTTATTCATGTAAGGACTGTGGGAAGGTCTTTGCCTATTATTCAAGCTGTTCTATGCACAAGAAAACGCACAATGCAGAGAAATCGTATATATGTAAgaaatgtgggaaggcctttgttCATTACTCAAACCTTTTGAGTCACGGGAAAATTCATACAGGACAGAAGCCATATATATGTGAGGACTGTGGGAAAGCTTTCAGCTACCCCTCACGCCTTATTAGTCATAGGGAGATTCATAATAAAGAGAAACCTTATATCTGTAAGGTATGTGGGAAGGCCTTCGCTCTATTTGCTTACCTCTCTGTACACAGAAAAATTCATACTGGAGAAAAACCTCATAAATGTGAggcatgtggaaaggccttcactCGATCCTCAGCTCTTACTGTGCATATAAAAactcacactggagagaagccttatatatgtcaggagtgtgggatgGCCTTTAGTAGATTCTCAAGACTtactgtacataggagaattcacacaggagagaaaccatatatatgtaaggaatgtggggaTGCCTTCATTAGCACTTACAGCCTTCTTCAGCATAAGAGacttcatactggagagaaaccttttgtttgtgaggaatgtgggaaggcataTTGTCATTCCTCAAGCCTTCGTAGCCATAGGAAAATTCATACTGGAGAaaaaccttatgtttgtaaggaatgtggggagGCCTTCTCTCAATATGGGTACCTTACTAAgcacaaaaaaattcataatgaagagaaacctcatcaatgtcagacatgtgggaaggccttcactacATATTCAGGCCTTACTCTACATATGCAATCTCATATTGGAGAGAAACCTCAcaaatgtaaggaatgtgggaaggccttcactcgaTCCACTGCCCTGACTATGCATATAAAAACTCATACTGGAGAGAATCTGTATATATGTCATGATTGTGGGAAGGCCTTTAATAGATTCTCAATACTTACtatacataggagaattcacacaggagagaaaccgTATATATGtaaagaatgtgggaaggcctttattAGCACCTCCAGCCTTCGTCAGCATAGGAGatttcatactggagagaaagcTTTTGTATGTGAGGAATGTGGGAAGTCTTATCGTCATTCCTCAAGCCTTCGTAGCCATAGGaaaattcatactggagagaaaccttatgtttgtaaggaatgtgggaagaccTTCTCTGAAATTCGGAACCTGAATAAGCACAGGAAAATTCATAGTGAAGATAAACCTCATCAATGTCAGACATGTGGGAAATccttcactctgcactcaggccttACTACACATATGAAAATGCATACTGGAGTGAAATCTTATGTATGtaaagaatgtgggaaggccttcgtGTTCTCCTCAAGCCTTAGTAAACATCATAAAATTCATACTGGATGA